The following proteins are encoded in a genomic region of Mesoplodon densirostris isolate mMesDen1 chromosome 12, mMesDen1 primary haplotype, whole genome shotgun sequence:
- the PKIB gene encoding cAMP-dependent protein kinase inhibitor beta, whose product MRTDSSKMTDVEPVVNNFASSARAGRRNALPDIQGSAATGGTLELLLKPEVLSVKEDVKTKDKETAQDQLEKPKDEGK is encoded by the exons ATGAGGACAGATTCATCAAAAATGACGGATGTGGAGCCTGTGGTCAACAATTTTGCATCATCAGCAAGGGCAGGCCGCCGGAATGCTCTACCAGACATCCAGGGTTCAGCTGCCACGGGCGGAACCTTGGAGTTGCTCCTCAAACCAGAGGTCCTCTCCGTGAAGGAAG atgtgAAAACGAAAGATAAAGAAACAGCACAAGACCAATtggaaaagcccaaagatgaaggaaaatga